A single window of Sphingobacterium sp. ML3W DNA harbors:
- the lysA gene encoding diaminopimelate decarboxylase has product MKNKNIESQFIGKETPFYYYDLNVLEDTLDAAIAASSKRGFHVHFAVKSNFNSRLLEMIQAKGFGADCVSGNEVQRAIDAGFDAKMITFAGVGKSDKEINLALEHDIFAFNVESIQELEVINELAAVKGRKAKVALRINPNVDANTHHYITTGLDENKFGVTNAELERAAAVIRTCENIELIGLHFHIGSQITDMNVFKSLCVKVNEWKNWFEERGVPIKVLNVGGGLGVDYHNPDKNAIPDFESYFDIFEKFLERTPQQEVHFELGRALVAQCGSLISKVLYVKNGVKKNFLILDAGMTELMRPALYQAFHKIEKLGEEVASDIINYDVVGPICESSDCFGKEVPLPLSRRGDLIAIRTAGAYGEVMSSRYNLREEIRYVYSDELA; this is encoded by the coding sequence ATGAAAAACAAAAATATAGAGAGCCAGTTCATTGGAAAGGAAACACCTTTCTACTATTATGACCTGAACGTGTTAGAAGATACGTTAGATGCAGCAATTGCTGCTTCGAGTAAACGTGGGTTTCATGTGCATTTTGCTGTGAAATCTAATTTCAATAGCCGTCTTCTCGAGATGATACAAGCTAAAGGATTTGGAGCAGACTGTGTGAGTGGTAATGAGGTGCAACGTGCAATTGATGCAGGTTTTGACGCTAAAATGATCACTTTTGCCGGTGTTGGTAAGTCTGACAAGGAGATTAATCTAGCGCTAGAACATGATATTTTCGCTTTTAACGTGGAATCGATCCAAGAGTTGGAAGTAATCAATGAACTGGCTGCAGTAAAGGGACGTAAGGCTAAAGTAGCTTTGCGTATTAACCCAAATGTGGATGCAAATACGCATCATTACATTACGACTGGATTAGATGAGAATAAGTTTGGTGTCACTAATGCAGAGCTTGAGAGAGCTGCGGCAGTCATTCGAACTTGTGAAAACATCGAACTTATTGGCCTTCACTTTCATATTGGTTCACAAATAACAGATATGAATGTGTTTAAAAGTTTGTGTGTCAAGGTGAATGAATGGAAGAATTGGTTTGAAGAGCGAGGTGTCCCGATCAAGGTACTGAACGTGGGGGGGGGATTGGGTGTGGATTACCACAATCCAGATAAAAATGCTATTCCTGACTTTGAATCATATTTTGATATCTTTGAAAAGTTTTTGGAGAGAACGCCACAGCAGGAGGTTCATTTTGAATTAGGTCGTGCTTTAGTGGCTCAATGTGGTTCGTTGATCAGTAAGGTTCTGTATGTTAAAAATGGTGTCAAGAAGAACTTTTTGATATTAGATGCAGGTATGACTGAGTTGATGCGTCCTGCTTTGTACCAGGCTTTTCATAAAATTGAAAAACTAGGTGAAGAAGTAGCTTCGGATATCATTAATTATGATGTCGTGGGACCAATTTGTGAAAGTTCAGATTGTTTCGGTAAGGAAGTGCCTTTACCTCTTTCTAGAAGGGGCGACTTAATCGCTATCCGTACAGCTGGAGCGTATGGTGAAGTGATGTCTTCACGATATAATCTGAGAGAAGAAATTCGTTACGTTTATAGTGACGAATTAGCGTAG
- a CDS encoding porin, translated as MRATKIVTLTALLATLTFASKAQERDDRATILNFKGIQFHSNDSLFYTNFRFRMQNRIGFTEKLDGETNGEWDARVRRLRMRVDGYIYTPKISYSIQLAFTRSDQDFDETGIPNIVRDAVVFYNFTDDFYISFGQNKLPGNRQRVNSSGQLQFADRSLVNSKFTVDRDFGMSANLSKKIGEVPINAKVAISTGEGRAASGTDGGLSYTGRVEFLPLGNFKNGGDYSEGDLEREETPKLSIGGGYSYNDRTTRVGGQTGKYVENPFTLKTSFVDAILKYQGFAYQAEYMRRDVDNPLNLDLEGKTAYAYKGFGINQQMSYLMNHGFEVVSRYTFVKPHQDIRAYEKQTEIIEAGLNKYMKAHRLKFNLSGNYTFKEGQFNNVNQKNSWGFLFQVELGI; from the coding sequence ATGAGAGCAACAAAAATTGTTACCCTTACAGCCTTACTAGCGACATTAACATTTGCGTCAAAAGCGCAAGAACGAGACGATAGAGCTACTATCTTAAATTTCAAAGGAATCCAATTCCACAGCAATGACTCCCTCTTCTATACGAACTTTAGGTTTAGAATGCAAAACCGCATTGGTTTCACAGAAAAATTGGATGGCGAAACAAATGGCGAATGGGATGCACGTGTGCGCCGATTACGCATGCGTGTGGACGGTTACATATACACGCCTAAAATTAGCTACTCAATACAATTAGCCTTCACTAGAAGTGACCAGGATTTTGACGAGACAGGTATTCCGAACATTGTTCGTGACGCAGTTGTATTCTACAATTTCACTGATGATTTTTACATCAGTTTTGGTCAAAACAAATTACCAGGAAACAGACAACGTGTGAACTCTTCTGGGCAGCTACAGTTTGCAGACCGTTCCTTAGTGAATTCAAAGTTTACTGTTGACCGTGATTTCGGTATGAGCGCTAATCTAAGCAAGAAAATTGGAGAAGTACCTATCAATGCCAAAGTAGCTATATCAACCGGTGAAGGTAGAGCAGCTAGTGGCACGGATGGTGGACTATCTTACACTGGTCGTGTCGAATTTTTGCCCTTAGGTAACTTTAAAAATGGCGGAGACTATTCAGAAGGTGACTTAGAAAGAGAAGAAACACCGAAACTTTCAATCGGTGGTGGCTACAGCTACAACGATAGAACTACCCGAGTAGGAGGTCAAACAGGCAAATATGTTGAAAATCCATTTACACTTAAAACAAGTTTCGTAGATGCCATCTTAAAATATCAGGGATTTGCCTATCAAGCAGAATACATGCGTCGTGACGTAGACAACCCACTGAATCTTGACTTAGAAGGTAAAACAGCCTATGCTTATAAAGGATTTGGTATCAATCAGCAAATGTCTTACCTCATGAATCATGGTTTCGAAGTCGTGAGTCGTTATACATTTGTAAAGCCACACCAAGACATCCGCGCTTATGAGAAGCAAACTGAAATTATCGAAGCTGGCTTAAACAAATATATGAAAGCACATCGCCTGAAATTCAATTTGAGTGGAAATTATACTTTCAAAGAGGGGCAATTCAACAACGTTAACCAAAAGAACTCTTGGGGCTTCCTGTTCCAAGTTGAATTAGGTATTTAA
- a CDS encoding tetratricopeptide repeat protein: MQEILQKLFIQQTTVDFDLKEDTTVLLANYAFLPIKELIDFKLDATTEYEQILVELDTMNWLDPVVMALLKGIAGLQAGNLNAEIHLLEAQAQQITALGYSYLALGYFLQNQIEKAVQVYTDAIVSYPKEPYFYACRCVLNRILDDDEGAFYDYQIAKRLDFNYHSLLEWEEHLPYLVTLKSEQAEIEELEETWSQDTQDLDVLAKLALEFVDIYDYQHAVNLYTQGLSLAKDQSDWYVYRAAIYTKLTQYVAAQADCDLALAIDSGCVSAYVLRAKVQECLSRHTEALADYGKAESLNPEQSVIYEERASLFERIGKFEDAVIDYSKLISLMKDDFYPYVLRADVFERLGKQEEALMDYSKAIDLNPYYSDLYQYRAAIKESLGDILGAEADLRKFEELDED, translated from the coding sequence ATGCAAGAAATACTTCAGAAATTATTTATACAGCAGACTACGGTTGATTTTGATCTAAAGGAGGATACTACTGTTTTATTGGCGAATTATGCATTCTTACCAATAAAAGAGTTGATTGATTTTAAACTTGATGCAACAACTGAGTATGAACAGATATTGGTGGAATTGGATACCATGAATTGGCTAGATCCTGTTGTAATGGCATTATTAAAAGGGATAGCGGGATTACAAGCGGGAAATTTAAATGCAGAGATTCATTTATTAGAAGCGCAAGCACAGCAAATTACTGCCTTGGGATATAGCTATCTTGCTTTAGGTTATTTTTTGCAAAACCAGATTGAAAAGGCTGTTCAGGTATATACCGACGCAATTGTATCCTATCCTAAAGAACCTTATTTTTATGCATGTCGTTGTGTACTGAATCGTATTTTAGATGATGACGAAGGTGCTTTTTATGATTATCAAATTGCTAAGCGACTTGATTTTAATTACCATAGCTTATTGGAATGGGAGGAACACTTACCTTATTTGGTAACACTCAAATCTGAGCAAGCAGAGATAGAAGAATTGGAAGAAACTTGGAGTCAGGATACGCAAGATCTAGATGTATTGGCTAAACTAGCACTGGAATTTGTAGATATTTATGATTATCAACATGCAGTCAATCTATATACACAGGGGTTATCACTGGCAAAAGATCAGTCAGATTGGTATGTTTACCGTGCCGCCATTTATACCAAATTGACGCAATATGTGGCAGCCCAGGCAGATTGTGATTTAGCATTGGCAATTGATTCTGGTTGTGTTTCTGCTTACGTATTACGTGCAAAGGTACAAGAATGTTTGAGTAGACATACCGAGGCTTTAGCAGATTATGGAAAAGCAGAATCACTAAACCCAGAGCAATCCGTGATTTATGAGGAACGTGCTTCCTTGTTTGAGCGAATTGGAAAGTTTGAAGATGCGGTTATCGATTATTCGAAATTGATATCTTTGATGAAAGATGATTTCTATCCTTATGTGTTAAGAGCTGATGTATTTGAGCGTTTGGGGAAGCAGGAGGAAGCTTTAATGGATTATTCAAAGGCGATTGATTTGAACCCTTATTATTCAGATCTCTATCAATATCGAGCTGCGATAAAAGAATCCTTAGGCGATATATTGGGAGCTGAAGCTGATTTGCGCAAGTTTGAAGAATTGGATGAAGACTAG
- a CDS encoding aspartate kinase, with translation MKILKFGGTSVGSAERIKGLLDIVNPSERQVVVLSAVSGTTNALVEIGQAYLADNKDLAKELIKKHKDKYEDLIKELFKTEAGYKNGKSLIESHFNFIEGFAHEIFTPVEEKIILAQGELLSTALFHFHLTEINVPSVLLPALDFMKIDEDNEPIVDYITSKLTPLIANHPENTLFITQGFICRNSFGEVDNLRRGGSDYTASLIGAAIGADEVQIWTDIDGMHNNDPRIVKNTSPIAHLSFDEAAELAYFGAKILHPQSVFPAQKYNVPVRLLNTLDPTASGTLISKEGGQKGSIRAIAAKDGITAIHIHSSRMLLAYGFLRRVFEIFERYKTPIDMITTSEVAVSVTIDDTKNLQDIIKEVEDFGTVSVDEGQTIVCVVGDFDLNTHGYAARVLDAVKHLPVRMISYGGSDYNVSVLLDTNHKVEALRSLHNRLF, from the coding sequence TCAGGTTGTGGTGTTGTCAGCAGTGTCTGGGACAACAAATGCTTTAGTAGAAATTGGTCAAGCTTATCTTGCGGATAACAAGGACTTGGCAAAGGAGTTGATTAAGAAGCATAAAGACAAGTACGAAGACCTAATTAAGGAATTGTTCAAAACTGAAGCGGGATATAAAAATGGTAAGAGCTTAATCGAGTCACATTTTAATTTTATTGAAGGATTTGCGCATGAGATCTTTACTCCTGTGGAAGAGAAGATTATTTTAGCACAGGGTGAATTGTTATCTACAGCTTTGTTTCACTTTCACTTAACAGAGATCAATGTTCCTTCTGTTTTATTGCCTGCATTGGATTTCATGAAAATTGATGAAGATAATGAACCTATTGTAGATTACATTACCTCTAAATTGACACCCTTGATTGCGAATCATCCTGAGAATACATTGTTCATTACACAGGGCTTTATTTGTCGTAATTCTTTCGGTGAAGTCGATAATTTACGTCGTGGTGGATCGGATTATACAGCATCTTTAATTGGTGCAGCAATAGGTGCTGATGAAGTGCAGATCTGGACGGATATTGACGGTATGCATAATAATGATCCTCGTATCGTAAAAAATACGTCTCCTATCGCTCATTTGAGTTTTGATGAAGCAGCAGAATTAGCCTACTTTGGTGCGAAAATTTTACATCCTCAATCGGTTTTTCCTGCGCAAAAATATAATGTACCAGTACGTTTGTTGAATACATTAGATCCGACTGCAAGCGGCACATTGATTAGTAAAGAGGGAGGACAAAAGGGAAGTATTCGTGCGATTGCGGCCAAAGATGGCATCACTGCTATTCATATCCATTCTTCTAGGATGTTGTTGGCCTATGGTTTTTTACGTCGTGTTTTTGAAATTTTCGAACGCTACAAGACACCAATCGATATGATTACGACATCAGAAGTGGCCGTATCTGTGACAATTGATGACACGAAAAATCTGCAGGATATCATCAAAGAAGTAGAGGACTTTGGGACAGTTTCAGTTGATGAGGGGCAAACTATTGTCTGTGTAGTAGGTGACTTTGACTTGAATACACATGGTTATGCGGCACGAGTATTGGATGCTGTTAAGCACCTACCTGTCCGTATGATTTCATACGGAGGGTCTGATTATAATGTCTCTGTTTTGTTGGATACAAATCATAAAGTAGAAGCTTTACGTTCTTTACACAACCGTTTATTTTAA